The proteins below are encoded in one region of Apium graveolens cultivar Ventura chromosome 4, ASM990537v1, whole genome shotgun sequence:
- the LOC141718620 gene encoding disease resistance protein At4g27190-like — MVGLFDIPCLGKVVDRLSDGMVDLLFRGFNYMFCYKDHVNVLNSEIEKVKIEEVRVSRKAVAATAMESAKEFEERCKNRSSWWCIHYLPIPKPVSRFRLGREAVHMAERATELSDSAKDLLANDIAYLPPLENVPKTDTAFQDFDSRKDAFEKLWEGLASVCGPQILGIYGMPGVGKTRMMEQIWQEAMEKKIFDKVARADVGSEELDVIELQNQIAGHLNCHFQSQNNKMQRANQLKYSLKNGGKILIILYDVWSYVPVVDIIGTSFADDSCSNSSKILLTSREKYDESLIQEVCNKCAGLPLLINAVGKALKCRPHNSWKDGLYQLEKGKVEKVAGIDPHVYACVKLSMDKLPEDAKSCLFLCSLYPEDAVIPINELIQLATGTRLIPDGESRVWAVVDILRSSSLLLDCWKAHTNKLHDLIRDVARSIAVRDPKYAFLTVRCGTRLPENADYCTRKLLYL, encoded by the exons ATGGTTGGTCTATTTGACATTCCTTGCTTGGGAAAAGTTGTTGATAGACTATCCGATGGCATGGTTGATTTGTTGTTTCGTGGCTTCAATTATATGTTTTGTTACAAAGATCATGTTAACGTTCTCAATTCTGAAATTGAGAAAGTTAAGATTGAGGAGGTCAGGGTTTCCAGGAAAGCTGTTGCAGCGACAGCTATG GAGAGTGCCAAAGAGTTTGAAGAAAGATGTAAAAACAGATCTTCGTGGTGGTGCATCCACTATCTGCCAATTCCTAAACCAGTCTCCCGTTTTCGACTGGGCAGGGAGGCAGTACACATGGCCGAGAGGGCAACTGAACTTTCTGATTCCGCAAAGGATCTCCTCGCTAATGATATTGCATATCTTCCCCCACTTGAAAATGTACCCAAAACTGATACTGCATTTCAAGATTTTGATTCTAGAAAAGATGCTTTTGAGAAGCTGTGGGAAGGATTAGCAAGTGTTTGTGGTCCTCAAATCCTTGGCATCTATGGTATGCCAGGAGTTGGTAAAACTCGAATGATGGAACAAATTTGGCAAGAAGCCATGGAGAAAAAGATCTTTGACAAGGTAGCACGAGCAGATGTGGGCAGTGAAGAATTGGATGTGATAGAATTACAAAATCAGATTGCTGGCCATTTAAATTGCCATTTTCAGTCGCAAAATAATAAGATGCAGAGAGCTAATCAACTGAAATATAGTTTAAAGAATGGGGGAAAGATCCTCATTATATTATACGATGTATGGAGTTATGTTCCTGTTGTCGATATTATTGGAACTTCATTTGCTGATGATAGTTGTTCCAACAGTTCAAAGATCCTCTTGACATCACGAGAGAAATAT GATGAATCTCTGATACAGGAAGTGTGTAATAAATGTGCTGGCTTACCACTCCTGATTAATGCAGTTGGTAAAGCACTGAAATGCAGACCTCACAATTCATGGAAGGATGGGCTTTACCAACTTGAGAAGGGAAAAGTTGAGAAAGTTGCTGGAATAGATCCCCATGTATATGCTTGTGTTAAATTGAGTATGGACAAGTTACCTGAGGATGCAAAGTCGTGTCTTTTTTTGTGTTCCCTGTATCCTGAAGATGCTGTCATTCCTATCAACGAACTGATCCAATTGGCAACAGGCACACGGCTTATACCTGACGGGGAATCTAGAGTATGGGCTGTGGTTGATATTCTTAGATCATCTTCTTTGTTGCTCGACTGTTGGAAAGCTCATACAAATAAACTGCATGACCTAATCAGAGATGTAGCTAGATCCATAGCAGTCAGGGACCCGAAGTATGCATTTTTAACTGTAAGATGTGGCACGCGGTTGCCAGAAAATGCTGACTATTGCACTCGGAAATTATTATATTTGTAG